The Naumovozyma dairenensis CBS 421 chromosome 2, complete genome genome segment AATCGTAACGATACCAATAACctggataataatatggatCCACTTTCGCAGTTATATActgaatttgattttgaaaaccCTAATTCATTTTTCCATGAACAGTCATGTATAATGAACTCTACAACGAGTAATGCAGATACTTTAATGCAAAATGGTGAGAATAccaaaaatgatgaaacaatTTCGAGTTTAGGACTTGGGACTTCTTCAATCATTTCACCTAATTCAACGGTGCAACGGCCATTCAACAACTTAACCACCACTACCactaataatgattcttcTTTACCGATGAATGGGAATTTAGGTTATAATTCCCAGTATAACTCTACTGAAGGGCTTGACATGGTCAACCtgaatgataataatgctaTATTTGATATTCAGAGCATGTTGTTACTGTCAGAATTGGGAGACAATTACATGACAGGTACTAAGGTGTCAAACTCTAACGATCACATTAATGACGATAAGATAGGATTACCATTcgataacaataattctTGATACAAAGTGAAAAAAGTATGCAAAGTCgatatatactatatatattaaactATGAATTTTTTAGATAGAACTTGATACATTCTAACTTATAGGTGCGCTAAAATACAATATAACACAGGAACTAGATAGTTTACAGATGTATGTTGTTAGTTCGAATTAGTTGCCTatcttatttatttaagtATAGATGTATTAAGAAGTTTATACTACAGTTGTCCCTGCTGTTGCAAAATACCCTTGATATATTCTACTAGTTGAGTTTCATTGCCGTCTGGATTATCGAATTGCCAAATGATTGAAGCATTATTAATCTTACCTAGCCATGGGCCAGGTTTCATTTTTAACAATGTTAATAGTTTTTTCCCATCAACTAAAGGTTTTATTTCATGTGAATTTTGTAGgttttcattaaatataaatgcATAGAATGACTCgtatttattgaataagGAGTTTATTAGTAATTGATTCTTGTATtgattgttttcttttaataaattcaaatattcattaagCAATGACACGAAATGAATTAACTGCCAATGGccattcaatatttttaagaACATACCCACTTCAGAtctctttaatttctgTTCTTTGGTTTTCAatgtagaagaagaagaagcgtttacaaatttcttaatcATACCTTGATAGTCTTTCAACAAATCAATTACTTGTGAAACGATCTTGGCGTCATTTTTACTTAGTTTCAAACCTTCTTTAATTATACTTTCTGATACGGTGattgtattatttaactttttctttggcAGTGcgattattttcaaattagcGAATGGAgttaatgatgatgctaatatgaaattttgtttcaaagaaCTATCGCTATTTTCCGTGAAAAACTCATTTATTGTAGATTTAATTAACGGTATTGAAACGAATTCTTGAAAGTTCctaattaaatttttcaaatgattatttaatattccTTGGTCATAGATTTTAGTAATTTGAAGcaaatcatttttatctaaattctctttattaaatttaataacattttcatcattgtGCCAGAAGAATATTACATTATctaaatgatttttttgaattaaatCTAAACCCAATAATGGATTTGGACcgtttaatattttttccatttcgACTCCGATTCTTTCTCTTGAAATTTTAGAATTGAATGCGACATTAATTTCATGATCATTCATTTCCTTTTGAactttttcatcaattttaaaattaaatctTGAAGCGAATCTAATTAATCTCAATACTCGTAATGGATCATCTAGGAATGTTTTCCTTGGAGGCAATGGAGTTCTAAGTATTcccattttcaaatctttcaaGCCCATTTGAGtgaaatcttcaattttatttttttgaatattataaaataatgCATTTAAAGTAGCATCTCTTCTTAGTGCATCTTCCAATGGAGTACCAAATTTGGTCATTATTGGGATTCTTGATAATTCAGTATATTCTTCAGCTCTTAGATTAACGAAATCTACCTCTACACCGAACAATTTTGTTGTAGCAGTTTCCAAATGTTTTGATTTGGCAGgatttttatcaattttatgAATGGAATGAGGTTTAATACCATATCTTTGATAATGCttatttaagaaatcatttaatCCCATTGCGAATGATTCTCCTGACATTATGTTTATAGCGATATCCAAATCATGAGAAGATTGAcctaataatttatcacGAACCCATCCACCTGTAATTCTTAAAGTTAATGGTTCCACAGTAGTGTGCTTATgtaattcattataatgTAGAGTATAATCATTTAATAGTTTAcagatatttttttcaatgggAGTCAAATTAATTGTTGGAGATAAGGTGAATCTCTCATTGTCATTATGACTACTATGCAAGTTTT includes the following:
- the CCA1 gene encoding tRNA adenylyltransferase (similar to Saccharomyces cerevisiae CCA1 (YER168C); ancestral locus Anc_8.233), which codes for MFRRSLLSSSSILISSPALAVLYLQASSSSSSINSLKKYSKKYLNRNQPTEIVSSKMSNNNGITIGNGNLMELSSSSSSSAPVETPIETPIPSTPLSNLTYENLHSSHNDNERFTLSPTINLTPIEKNICKLLNDYTLHYNELHKHTTVEPLTLRITGGWVRDKLLGQSSHDLDIAINIMSGESFAMGLNDFLNKHYQRYGIKPHSIHKIDKNPAKSKHLETATTKLFGVEVDFVNLRAEEYTELSRIPIMTKFGTPLEDALRRDATLNALFYNIQKNKIEDFTQMGLKDLKMGILRTPLPPRKTFLDDPLRVLRLIRFASRFNFKIDEKVQKEMNDHEINVAFNSKISRERIGVEMEKILNGPNPLLGLDLIQKNHLDNVIFFWHNDENVIKFNKENLDKNDLLQITKIYDQGILNNHLKNLIRNFQEFVSIPLIKSTINEFFTENSDSSLKQNFILASSLTPFANLKIIALPKKKLNNTITVSESIIKEGLKLSKNDAKIVSQVIDLLKDYQGMIKKFVNASSSSTLKTKEQKLKRSEVGMFLKILNGHWQLIHFVSLLNEYLNLLKENNQYKNQLLINSLFNKYESFYAFIFNENLQNSHEIKPLVDGKKLLTLLKMKPGPWLGKINNASIIWQFDNPDGNETQLVEYIKGILQQQGQL